One Marinibacterium anthonyi genomic region harbors:
- the hbpA_3 gene encoding Hemin-binding lipoprotein, with the protein MRMRHLLLATAAVASLTGAGLAGAVQAENVLKWGANRDIGSLDPYSYGDSFTINVLNHVYEGLVRYNEDLKIEPALATSWEILDDQVTWRFKLREGVTFHDGAPFTADDVVASLERVSDDASPLKGNLPAYVSSEAVDDYTVDIKLNGTYPLLLNDLTNIHIFDKEWMTEHDALKPTDIGAGVEGYATYHANGTGPFIVESRQPDAKTVFVKNPDWWDTPHHNLDRIELLPVTSAATRVAALLSGEINFTNDAPVQDLPRLEAAPNVSVLEGVDLRTVMIGFPFRDTLTTGADNPFTDVRVREALYKAIDLDLIHEKVMRGKSRIAGATVAPPIPGYSPELDDLPGFDPEAAKALLAEAGVPEGLEFEFSCISDGLVNEEQFCQAIASMWSRVGLAPKLDVAPRAVQSPKRTNGKTDVYILGWATLPMLDAYSPLLQIFHTKEGNAGVFNWGGWSFPELDALVDAAGSELDLDKRLAMETQALGIVKKENIMIPLHQQPMAWAVTDDVVEMPLFPDNKPRLWFAQVKSGS; encoded by the coding sequence ATGCGCATGAGACATCTACTGCTTGCCACGGCAGCCGTGGCCAGTTTGACGGGGGCCGGCCTGGCGGGGGCGGTTCAGGCCGAGAACGTTCTGAAATGGGGCGCGAACCGGGACATCGGATCGCTGGATCCGTATTCCTACGGCGACAGCTTCACGATCAACGTGCTGAACCACGTCTACGAAGGGCTGGTGCGCTACAACGAGGATCTGAAGATCGAGCCGGCGCTGGCCACCAGCTGGGAGATCCTGGACGACCAGGTCACCTGGCGGTTCAAGCTGCGCGAGGGCGTGACGTTCCACGATGGCGCCCCGTTCACCGCCGATGATGTCGTCGCCTCGCTTGAACGGGTCAGTGACGACGCCTCGCCGCTGAAGGGCAACCTGCCGGCCTACGTGTCGTCGGAGGCGGTCGATGATTACACCGTCGACATCAAGCTGAACGGCACCTACCCGCTGCTGCTGAACGACCTGACCAACATCCATATCTTCGACAAGGAATGGATGACCGAGCATGACGCGCTGAAGCCCACCGATATCGGGGCAGGGGTGGAAGGATACGCGACCTACCATGCCAACGGCACCGGGCCCTTCATCGTCGAAAGCCGCCAGCCGGATGCCAAGACCGTCTTTGTCAAGAACCCCGACTGGTGGGACACGCCGCACCACAACCTTGACCGGATCGAACTGTTGCCGGTGACCTCGGCGGCGACGCGGGTCGCGGCGCTGCTGTCGGGCGAGATCAACTTTACCAATGACGCGCCGGTGCAGGATCTGCCGCGCCTTGAAGCCGCGCCGAATGTGTCGGTGCTGGAAGGCGTCGACCTGCGCACCGTGATGATCGGCTTTCCGTTCCGCGACACGCTGACCACGGGGGCCGACAACCCGTTCACCGATGTCCGCGTGCGCGAGGCGCTGTACAAGGCGATCGACCTGGACCTGATCCACGAGAAGGTGATGCGCGGCAAGAGCCGGATCGCCGGCGCGACGGTCGCCCCGCCGATCCCGGGGTATTCGCCGGAGCTGGACGACCTGCCGGGTTTCGACCCCGAGGCCGCCAAGGCGCTGCTGGCCGAAGCCGGTGTGCCCGAGGGGCTGGAGTTCGAGTTCAGCTGCATTTCCGACGGGCTGGTGAACGAGGAACAGTTCTGCCAGGCGATCGCGTCGATGTGGAGCCGGGTGGGGCTGGCGCCCAAGCTGGACGTGGCGCCGCGCGCGGTGCAATCGCCCAAGCGGACCAACGGCAAGACCGACGTCTACATCCTGGGCTGGGCGACGCTGCCGATGCTGGACGCCTATTCGCCGCTGCTGCAGATCTTCCACACCAAGGAAGGCAACGCGGGCGTGTTCAACTGGGGCGGCTGGTCGTTCCCGGAGCTTGACGCGCTGGTCGATGCGGCCGGCAGCGAGCTGGACCTGGACAAGCGGCTGGCGATGGAAACGCAAGCGCTGGGGATCGTGAAGAAGGAAAACATCATGATCCCGCTGCACCAGCAGCCGATGGCCTGGGCGGTCACCGACGACGTGGTCGAGATGCCGCTGTTCCCCGACAACAAGCCGCGGCTGTGGTTCGCGCAGGTCAAATCGGGGTCCTGA
- a CDS encoding ABC-transporter permease protein produces the protein MIAFLIKRTVNAAFVMLAVALLAFVIFRFFGDPVEMMVNEQATQQDRADLRERLGLNDGFVTQYTRFVTNAVQGDFGISYRNQQDVMVLIKERFPATFELVLVATVLSLVVGIPLGVITAVYRTSRLANALQLGSIVGVSLPSFVVGILLILGFSVSLGWLPGFGRGETVNIGWWSTGFLTPSGRAALILPAISLSTFQVTLVMRLVRAEMLETLRADYIKFARARGVPTARVQWRHALRNCLMPVITLTGMQIGNLIAFALVTETVFQWPGMGMLFIQAVTFVDIPVMAAYLMIVSFIFVALNTLVDITYAWVDPRLRDDTARAGNANG, from the coding sequence ATGATTGCCTTTCTCATCAAGCGCACCGTCAATGCCGCCTTCGTCATGCTTGCCGTGGCATTGCTGGCCTTCGTGATCTTCCGGTTCTTCGGCGATCCGGTCGAGATGATGGTCAACGAACAGGCGACCCAGCAGGACCGCGCCGACCTGCGCGAGCGGCTGGGGCTGAATGACGGGTTCGTCACCCAGTACACGCGGTTCGTCACCAACGCCGTGCAGGGGGATTTCGGGATTTCCTACCGCAACCAGCAGGACGTCATGGTGCTGATCAAGGAACGGTTCCCGGCGACCTTCGAACTGGTGCTGGTGGCCACCGTGCTGTCGCTGGTCGTGGGCATCCCGCTGGGGGTGATCACGGCGGTGTACCGGACATCCAGGCTGGCCAATGCGCTGCAGCTTGGGTCGATCGTCGGCGTGTCGCTGCCCAGCTTCGTTGTGGGGATCCTGCTGATCCTGGGCTTTTCCGTCTCGCTGGGCTGGCTGCCGGGTTTCGGGCGGGGCGAGACGGTGAACATCGGCTGGTGGTCGACCGGGTTCCTGACACCTTCGGGGCGGGCGGCGCTGATCCTGCCGGCGATATCGCTGTCGACCTTCCAGGTGACGCTGGTCATGCGGCTGGTCCGGGCCGAGATGCTGGAGACGCTGCGCGCCGATTACATCAAGTTCGCCCGGGCGCGCGGCGTGCCGACCGCGCGGGTGCAATGGCGCCACGCGCTGCGCAATTGCCTGATGCCGGTGATCACGCTGACGGGGATGCAGATCGGCAACCTGATCGCCTTTGCCCTGGTGACCGAGACGGTGTTCCAGTGGCCCGGCATGGGGATGCTGTTCATCCAGGCGGTGACCTTTGTCGATATCCCCGTGATGGCCGCATACCTGATGATCGTGTCGTTCATCTTCGTGGCGCTCAATACCCTGGTCGACATCACCTATGCCTGGGTCGACCCGCGTCTGCGCGACGATACCGCCCGCGCGGGCAATGCAAATGGCTGA
- a CDS encoding ABC-transporter permease protein, whose translation MDKTMDKAAPRPRTATVSRAPVIARIRDSDLWYSFRTHPSAIFAALLLAAVAATAVLAPVITPQNPYDLAALELWNSEIPPIWNADGQWPYVLGTDTQGRDILSAILYGSRISLVIGFASVILALSVGLALGLVAGYFGGWVDNVIMRVGDVLLSMPFILIAILITAIASASLPTGLKDVLAAPILIFAIAVPSWVQYARTVRASAMVEGRKEYVQAARLIRVKAWRIMLHHILPNCMTPIMVAATLNFGLAILSEATLSFLGVGMPPDQPSLGTLIRIGNQYLFSGLWWIVVFPSIQLCLIVLSVNMIGDWLRDALNPKLR comes from the coding sequence ATGGACAAGACAATGGACAAGGCCGCCCCCCGGCCCCGAACCGCCACCGTATCGCGCGCCCCGGTCATCGCCCGGATCCGCGACAGCGACCTGTGGTATTCCTTTCGCACGCATCCTTCGGCGATCTTCGCCGCGCTGTTGCTGGCCGCCGTGGCGGCGACCGCGGTCCTGGCGCCGGTGATCACGCCGCAGAACCCCTATGACCTGGCCGCGCTTGAGCTGTGGAATTCCGAGATCCCGCCGATCTGGAATGCCGATGGCCAGTGGCCCTATGTGCTGGGCACCGACACGCAGGGGCGCGATATCCTGTCGGCGATCCTGTACGGGTCGCGGATTTCGCTGGTGATCGGCTTTGCCTCGGTGATCCTGGCGCTGAGCGTCGGGCTGGCCCTGGGTCTGGTTGCCGGGTATTTCGGCGGCTGGGTCGACAACGTGATCATGCGGGTGGGCGACGTGCTGTTGTCGATGCCCTTCATCCTGATCGCCATCCTGATCACCGCCATCGCCAGCGCGTCCCTGCCCACGGGGCTGAAGGACGTTCTGGCCGCGCCGATCCTGATCTTTGCCATCGCCGTGCCGTCCTGGGTGCAATACGCGCGCACGGTGCGCGCCTCGGCCATGGTGGAGGGGCGCAAGGAATACGTGCAGGCGGCGCGGCTGATCCGGGTGAAGGCCTGGCGGATCATGCTGCACCACATCCTGCCCAATTGCATGACGCCGATCATGGTGGCCGCGACGCTGAACTTCGGCCTGGCGATCCTGTCCGAGGCGACGCTGTCGTTCCTGGGCGTCGGCATGCCGCCCGATCAGCCCAGCCTTGGCACGCTGATCCGGATCGGCAATCAATACCTGTTCTCGGGGCTCTGGTGGATCGTGGTGTTCCCGTCGATCCAGCTGTGCCTGATCGTCCTGTCGGTCAACATGATCGGCGACTGGCTGCGCGACGCGCTCAATCCCAAACTTCGGTGA
- the atzC gene encoding N-isopropylammelide isopropyl amidohydrolase, whose protein sequence is MTMTATTLKNTRPMGAPATDMHIVDGRFAAAAPEGAEVIECGGRILIPGLVEAHTHLDKSLLGLPWYRNEVGPRLIDKITNEREVKVSLGLDPQVQSERHAILAMSYGCTHIRSHVDVDTHHGLAGVEGVMATREKLAGMIDIQIVAFPQSGMMTRPGTAELMDEALAMGAELVGGIDPCGMERDPKGHLDTVFALAEKHGKPIDIHLHERDALGWYSMEEIIDRTIAHGMQGKVAISHAFCLGAVDRGYVAGLHEKLAENRIHILTTAPASAPVPAVKELNALGILVGAGCDGIRDTWGPYGNSDMLERAMFVGLRNNFRRDDEVELALEVCTHGGAAIMEAEGYGLEIGCAADCLLVEGETLAEAVVTRAPRKLVMKGGKVTARDGTCVVEAP, encoded by the coding sequence ATGACCATGACTGCCACGACCCTGAAAAACACCCGCCCCATGGGCGCCCCTGCCACCGACATGCATATCGTCGACGGCCGCTTTGCCGCCGCCGCGCCGGAAGGTGCCGAGGTCATCGAGTGCGGCGGCCGCATCCTGATCCCCGGCCTGGTCGAGGCGCATACCCACCTGGACAAGTCGCTGCTGGGCCTGCCGTGGTATCGAAACGAGGTGGGGCCGCGCCTGATCGACAAGATCACCAATGAACGCGAGGTGAAGGTTTCGCTGGGCCTCGACCCGCAGGTGCAAAGCGAACGGCACGCGATCCTTGCCATGTCCTACGGCTGCACGCATATCCGGTCCCACGTGGACGTGGATACGCACCACGGGCTGGCGGGTGTCGAAGGCGTCATGGCCACGCGCGAAAAGCTGGCCGGGATGATCGACATCCAGATCGTGGCCTTCCCGCAATCGGGCATGATGACCCGCCCGGGCACCGCCGAGCTGATGGACGAGGCGCTGGCCATGGGGGCCGAGCTGGTCGGCGGGATCGATCCCTGCGGCATGGAACGCGACCCCAAGGGGCACCTGGATACGGTGTTCGCGCTGGCCGAGAAACACGGCAAGCCGATCGACATCCACCTGCATGAACGCGACGCGCTGGGCTGGTATTCGATGGAGGAGATCATCGACCGCACCATCGCCCACGGCATGCAGGGCAAGGTCGCGATCAGCCATGCGTTCTGCCTGGGCGCGGTGGATCGGGGCTACGTGGCCGGCCTGCACGAGAAGCTGGCCGAGAACCGCATTCACATCCTGACCACCGCGCCCGCATCCGCCCCGGTGCCGGCGGTGAAGGAACTGAACGCGCTGGGGATCCTTGTCGGGGCCGGCTGCGACGGGATCCGCGACACCTGGGGGCCCTATGGCAATTCCGACATGCTGGAACGCGCCATGTTCGTCGGCCTGCGCAACAACTTCCGCCGCGATGACGAGGTCGAACTGGCCTTGGAGGTCTGCACACATGGCGGCGCCGCGATCATGGAGGCCGAAGGCTATGGGCTGGAGATCGGCTGTGCCGCCGATTGCCTGCTGGTCGAGGGCGAGACGCTGGCCGAGGCCGTCGTCACCCGCGCGCCGCGCAAGCTGGTGATGAAGGGCGGCAAGGTCACCGCGCGCGACGGCACATGCGTGGTGGAAGCGCCGTGA
- a CDS encoding 8-oxoguanine deaminase — MRGGSAVSTGRTLLTARWVIGHRGGRHVVYENGVVVIDGDGVLHVGPGFDGAVAQRIDYGQALISPGFIDLDALSDLDTTILGLDNGPAWQKGRVWPESYVARGPYEMYSPEELAFQKRHAFAQLICNGITTALPIASLFYREWGETDVEFEAAAVAAEEIGLRVYLGPAYRTGGQVTDDAGNIRAIYDEGRGLAGLDAAAAFAARIDGRANGLIRAMFAPDRIETCTETLLKRTAAIAAEMGAPVRQHCSQSPVELRLVREQHGTTPIEWLDGLGVLATNWLLPHGTQATDAEFALIAASGATLVHCPLVSARHGGLLRSFPNCRRMGINIGLGTDTYPADMILNMQLGLMTARLAEGALAVRSEDLFDAATLGGARALNRPDLGRLEPGAKADITVIDLSRSLQTPDPVQTLMTSASGRDVRDVWIDGRRVMTDGVIPGVDETADATRAQAQFDGLIAKYPDRTVGQPPVTDIFTPSYARPKS; from the coding sequence ATGCGTGGTGGAAGCGCCGTGAGCACGGGCCGGACGCTTCTGACCGCCCGCTGGGTGATCGGCCATCGGGGTGGCCGCCACGTGGTTTACGAAAACGGCGTGGTGGTGATCGACGGCGATGGCGTGCTGCATGTCGGCCCCGGCTTCGACGGCGCGGTGGCGCAGCGCATCGATTATGGGCAGGCGCTGATCTCGCCGGGGTTCATCGACCTGGACGCGCTGTCGGACCTGGATACGACGATCCTGGGGCTCGACAACGGGCCGGCCTGGCAAAAGGGCCGGGTCTGGCCGGAAAGCTATGTCGCGCGCGGCCCTTACGAGATGTATTCCCCTGAGGAACTGGCCTTTCAGAAGCGCCACGCCTTTGCCCAGCTGATCTGCAACGGGATCACCACGGCGCTGCCCATCGCGTCGCTTTTCTACCGGGAATGGGGCGAAACGGACGTGGAATTCGAGGCCGCCGCGGTCGCGGCGGAAGAGATCGGCCTGCGGGTCTATCTGGGACCTGCCTATCGCACCGGCGGGCAGGTCACCGACGACGCGGGCAACATTCGCGCGATCTACGACGAGGGCAGGGGCCTTGCCGGGCTGGACGCCGCCGCCGCCTTTGCCGCCCGCATCGATGGGCGGGCCAATGGCCTGATCCGCGCCATGTTCGCCCCCGACCGGATCGAGACCTGCACCGAAACGCTGCTGAAACGCACCGCCGCCATCGCCGCTGAAATGGGCGCGCCGGTCCGCCAGCATTGCAGCCAGTCGCCCGTCGAACTGCGGCTGGTGCGCGAACAGCACGGGACGACGCCGATCGAATGGCTGGACGGCCTCGGCGTGCTGGCGACGAACTGGCTGCTGCCCCATGGCACCCAGGCGACGGATGCGGAATTCGCCCTGATCGCCGCGTCGGGTGCGACACTGGTGCATTGCCCGCTGGTGTCGGCCCGCCACGGCGGCCTGTTGCGCAGCTTCCCGAACTGCCGCCGCATGGGCATCAACATCGGCCTTGGCACCGACACCTATCCCGCCGACATGATCCTGAACATGCAGCTGGGCCTGATGACCGCGCGGCTGGCCGAAGGCGCGCTGGCCGTCCGGTCCGAAGACCTGTTCGACGCCGCCACCCTCGGCGGCGCGCGGGCGCTGAACCGCCCCGACCTTGGCCGCCTGGAACCCGGCGCGAAGGCCGACATCACGGTGATCGACCTGTCGCGCAGCTTGCAGACCCCGGACCCGGTCCAGACCCTGATGACCAGCGCGTCGGGGCGGGACGTGCGCGACGTCTGGATCGACGGGCGGCGGGTGATGACAGACGGCGTCATCCCCGGCGTGGACGAAACGGCCGATGCCACCCGTGCCCAGGCCCAGTTCGACGGATTGATCGCGAAATACCCCGACCGGACGGTCGGCCAACCGCCTGTCACCGACATCTTCACCCCCAGCTACGCGAGGCCCAAGTCATGA
- the oppD_4 gene encoding Stage 0 sporulation protein KD — protein sequence MTDIVLDVRNLRVEFPTRKGVLTAVDDISLQIRRGEILGMVGESGAGKSMTGMAILGLLEPPGRIASGSIHLSGDRIDDLDDHAMQAIRGRRIGAIFQDPLTSLNPLFRVGDQLVETIRLHTDLDKAQARARAKELMREVGIPAVEERIDNYPHQFSGGMRQRIVIALALCAEPELIVADEPTTALDVSIQAQITALLKRLCRDRGTAVMLVTHDMGVIAETADRVAVMYAGRLAEVGAVDDVVRRPKHPYTVGLMGSIPSLRTDVEELQMIPGSMPRLDAIPPGCAFNPRCAHAGPKCRAEVPHLAQTATGAACWLATEGAAA from the coding sequence ATGACTGACATCGTTCTGGACGTGCGCAACCTGCGTGTCGAATTCCCCACCCGCAAGGGTGTTCTGACCGCCGTCGACGACATCTCGCTGCAGATCCGGCGAGGGGAAATCCTGGGCATGGTCGGCGAATCCGGCGCCGGAAAATCCATGACCGGCATGGCGATCCTGGGCCTGCTGGAACCGCCGGGCCGCATCGCGTCGGGGTCCATCCACCTGTCGGGCGACCGTATCGATGACCTGGACGACCACGCCATGCAGGCGATCCGGGGGCGGCGCATCGGGGCGATCTTTCAGGATCCGCTGACCTCGCTGAACCCGCTGTTCCGGGTCGGCGACCAGCTGGTCGAAACCATCCGCCTGCACACCGACCTGGACAAGGCGCAGGCCCGCGCCCGCGCGAAGGAGCTGATGCGCGAGGTCGGCATCCCGGCGGTGGAGGAACGCATCGACAATTACCCGCACCAGTTCTCGGGCGGGATGCGCCAGCGCATCGTCATCGCCCTGGCGCTGTGCGCCGAACCCGAACTGATCGTGGCCGATGAACCGACCACGGCGCTGGACGTGTCGATCCAGGCGCAGATCACCGCGCTGCTGAAACGGCTGTGCCGGGACCGGGGCACGGCGGTGATGCTGGTGACCCACGACATGGGCGTGATCGCCGAAACCGCCGATCGGGTCGCCGTCATGTACGCCGGGCGCCTGGCCGAGGTGGGCGCCGTCGACGATGTCGTGCGCCGCCCCAAACACCCCTATACCGTGGGCCTCATGGGGTCGATCCCGTCGCTGCGCACCGATGTCGAGGAACTTCAGATGATCCCCGGATCCATGCCCCGGCTGGACGCCATCCCGCCGGGCTGCGCCTTCAACCCGCGCTGTGCCCATGCCGGGCCCAAATGCCGGGCCGAGGTGCCCCATCTCGCGCAAACCGCAACCGGCGCCGCCTGCTGGCTTGCCACCGAAGGAGCCGCCGCATGA
- the ddpF_1 gene encoding putative D,D-dipeptide transport ATP-binding protein DdpF has product MSDHVNIRPNAILEVDGLERRFDVSAPWLNRVIERKPRRTLHAVDGVDFVIQRGQTLALVGESGCGKSTIAKLVTGLHAPSGGKIRFHGDRDRLQMIFQDPFASLNPRWRVGRIIAEPLRTLRPDTPADQVAARVDELLRIVGLAPSDGVKFPHEFSGGQRQRISIARALAGEPEFLVCDEPTSALDVSVQAQVLNLMKRLQKDMGLTYLFISHDLSVVRHMADVIAVMYLGRIVEIQPTADLFANPLHPYTRLLLDTIPDLDAPKRDRTPMGGEVPSPVSPPPGCSFHPRCPLAFDRCRRDRPQRRADVHDRRVACFAAEAGGSAHV; this is encoded by the coding sequence ATGAGCGATCACGTGAACATCCGCCCCAACGCGATCCTGGAGGTCGACGGGCTGGAACGCCGCTTCGATGTGTCCGCGCCCTGGTTGAACCGGGTGATCGAACGCAAGCCGCGCCGCACGCTGCACGCCGTCGACGGGGTGGATTTCGTCATCCAGCGTGGCCAGACGCTGGCGCTGGTGGGGGAATCCGGCTGCGGGAAAAGCACCATCGCCAAGCTGGTGACCGGGCTGCACGCGCCCTCGGGCGGCAAGATCCGGTTTCATGGCGATCGCGACCGGCTGCAGATGATCTTTCAGGACCCGTTCGCCAGCCTGAACCCGCGCTGGCGGGTGGGCCGCATCATCGCCGAACCGCTGCGCACCCTGCGCCCCGACACGCCCGCCGATCAGGTCGCGGCAAGGGTGGACGAGCTGTTGCGCATCGTCGGGCTGGCGCCCTCGGACGGGGTGAAGTTCCCGCACGAATTTTCCGGCGGGCAGCGGCAAAGGATTTCCATCGCCCGCGCGCTGGCGGGGGAGCCTGAATTCCTGGTCTGTGACGAACCCACCTCGGCGCTGGACGTGTCGGTGCAGGCGCAGGTGCTGAACCTGATGAAACGGCTGCAGAAGGACATGGGGCTGACCTATCTGTTCATCAGCCACGACCTGAGCGTCGTGCGCCACATGGCCGACGTGATCGCCGTAATGTACCTGGGCCGCATCGTGGAAATCCAGCCCACCGCCGACCTGTTCGCCAACCCGCTGCATCCCTACACGCGGCTGCTGCTGGACACGATCCCCGACCTCGACGCCCCCAAACGCGACCGCACCCCGATGGGCGGAGAGGTCCCTTCGCCCGTATCGCCGCCCCCGGGGTGCAGTTTTCATCCCCGCTGTCCGCTGGCCTTCGACCGTTGCCGCCGGGACCGGCCCCAGCGCCGGGCCGATGTGCACGACCGACGCGTCGCCTGCTTTGCAGCCGAAGCCGGGGGATCGGCCCATGTATGA
- the guaD_1 gene encoding Guanine deaminase gives MYEDRFMRRAIEISARALDVPGTEPFGAVIVKDGRIVGEGLNRSVMNQDPTSHGETEAIRDACRNLGTVDLRGCTLYSSCEPCALCVAAMNIAGIAALYYAADKGQAGAVLGDLPEAARFPVDVDRLSHECGHAVGDRIMPAQQRLDDDAVAILTQWAGIARARL, from the coding sequence ATGTATGAGGACCGCTTCATGCGCCGCGCCATCGAGATCTCGGCTCGGGCGCTCGACGTGCCGGGGACGGAACCCTTCGGCGCCGTCATCGTCAAGGATGGCCGCATCGTGGGGGAGGGGCTTAACCGGTCGGTGATGAACCAGGACCCGACATCGCATGGCGAGACCGAGGCGATCCGCGATGCCTGCCGCAACCTCGGCACGGTCGATCTGCGGGGATGTACGCTGTATTCCAGCTGCGAACCCTGTGCCTTGTGCGTTGCGGCGATGAACATCGCCGGGATCGCCGCGCTGTATTATGCCGCCGACAAGGGGCAGGCCGGCGCGGTCCTTGGCGACCTGCCCGAAGCGGCGCGGTTTCCGGTGGACGTGGACCGGCTGAGCCATGAATGCGGCCACGCGGTGGGCGACCGGATCATGCCCGCCCAGCAGCGTCTGGACGATGACGCGGTGGCCATTCTGACGCAATGGGCCGGGATCGCGCGCGCCCGGCTCTGA
- the yghB gene encoding Inner membrane protein YghB produces MTVSLDQILPSLQSLGTLAYWLIGASSMLEAFFVTGVVVPGTLIVDAGGILSQRGLLDFFDLVWFVAIGSALGCELSYWTGRLAMTRMRGRGRIEQSKVFHRAQALFRKRGGGALVLGRFLGPVSGLVPLAAAMAGMERRRFVLWNIAGAFPYAIAHVALGYVAGDVLGQLGGALTRVALLVAMVLLLLALLWGLLYSALRLLPLALTVLGVAARATADLPPVRRWIGAHPRSADWASARFDPAVFTGLPLTGLTLVIVYVGGVWLDSVVDFVAGDQMLQFDARLAELIHAFQAPVPILIASRITALGSWPAVWALMAAALIWLALQRRRALAIGLLVSVLGSTVSVAILKMIFQRPRSPLGYFLETSDSFPSGHAAASIGFYAMLFYVIWRAGRLRAETALLAAGLAAFAIGGSRIYLIEHYLTDVLNGWLVGLLWVLVAISVSEWRLHQRPHPSDPRPVATGWRRAGIVAMVLLVGAAGASVAVYAPPLTPPVQHSDRVLADPSALGTQADFPAVTQSLLGSPLHPINLIILARDTASVENAVQAAGWTASHPPSLGGILDALYAAMTRDQDPTVQTVSHFWNGAPNDLSFVPPGALAAKSGAISARFWRSNRVTKGGLRVFAGTVGTDPDQPAPSDARLADALVAAGATRRPDVTLQDGQARTTATVLSLP; encoded by the coding sequence ATGACTGTTTCGCTCGACCAGATCCTTCCGTCCCTTCAGTCGCTTGGAACCCTTGCCTACTGGCTGATCGGGGCCTCCTCGATGCTGGAGGCGTTCTTTGTCACCGGGGTCGTCGTTCCGGGCACGCTGATTGTCGATGCCGGCGGGATCCTGTCGCAGCGCGGCCTGCTCGATTTCTTCGATCTGGTCTGGTTCGTCGCGATCGGCTCGGCCCTGGGGTGCGAGCTGAGCTATTGGACGGGTCGTCTGGCGATGACGCGGATGCGGGGACGCGGGCGGATCGAACAGTCGAAGGTCTTTCACCGCGCGCAGGCCCTCTTCCGGAAACGCGGCGGCGGCGCGCTGGTTCTGGGGCGCTTCCTTGGCCCCGTGTCGGGGCTGGTGCCGCTGGCGGCGGCGATGGCGGGAATGGAGCGGCGTCGCTTTGTGCTGTGGAACATCGCCGGGGCTTTTCCCTATGCCATCGCGCATGTGGCCCTGGGCTATGTCGCGGGTGACGTGCTGGGCCAGCTGGGTGGCGCCCTGACCCGCGTCGCCTTGCTGGTGGCCATGGTCCTGCTGTTGCTGGCCCTGCTCTGGGGGCTGCTGTATTCCGCGCTGCGCCTGTTGCCCCTGGCGCTGACCGTGCTGGGCGTTGCCGCGCGCGCCACCGCCGACCTGCCGCCCGTGCGGCGATGGATCGGCGCGCATCCCCGCAGCGCGGACTGGGCAAGCGCGCGTTTTGACCCGGCGGTCTTTACCGGGTTGCCGTTGACCGGCCTGACGCTTGTCATCGTGTATGTCGGCGGTGTCTGGCTGGACAGCGTGGTCGATTTCGTGGCCGGTGACCAAATGCTGCAGTTCGATGCGCGGCTTGCCGAACTGATCCACGCCTTCCAGGCGCCCGTCCCGATCCTGATCGCCTCGCGCATTACCGCCCTGGGCAGCTGGCCGGCGGTCTGGGCGCTGATGGCGGCGGCGCTGATCTGGCTGGCACTGCAACGACGCCGCGCGCTGGCGATCGGGCTGCTGGTCTCGGTCCTGGGCTCGACCGTGTCGGTCGCGATCCTGAAGATGATCTTCCAGCGTCCACGCTCTCCGCTGGGCTATTTCCTTGAAACCTCCGACAGCTTCCCCTCGGGTCACGCCGCGGCCTCCATCGGGTTCTACGCGATGCTGTTCTACGTGATCTGGCGGGCGGGCCGGCTGCGGGCGGAAACGGCCCTGCTGGCCGCCGGCCTTGCCGCCTTTGCCATCGGGGGCAGCCGGATCTACCTGATCGAACATTACCTGACCGACGTTCTGAACGGCTGGCTGGTCGGGCTGCTCTGGGTGCTGGTGGCCATCTCGGTCAGCGAATGGCGCCTGCACCAGCGGCCACACCCGTCCGATCCGCGCCCCGTGGCCACGGGCTGGCGGCGGGCCGGGATCGTCGCGATGGTCCTGCTGGTCGGGGCCGCCGGCGCCAGCGTCGCCGTCTACGCCCCGCCCCTGACCCCGCCTGTCCAGCACAGCGACCGGGTGCTGGCCGATCCTTCCGCCCTGGGCACGCAGGCGGATTTCCCGGCTGTCACGCAATCCCTGCTCGGCTCGCCGCTGCACCCGATCAACCTGATCATCCTCGCCCGCGATACCGCCTCTGTCGAAAATGCCGTGCAGGCGGCGGGCTGGACGGCCTCCCATCCGCCAAGCCTGGGCGGCATCCTGGACGCGCTTTACGCGGCCATGACACGGGACCAGGATCCGACCGTCCAAACCGTGTCGCATTTCTGGAACGGAGCGCCCAATGACCTGTCCTTCGTGCCGCCCGGTGCTTTGGCGGCGAAAAGCGGGGCGATCAGCGCGCGGTTCTGGCGTTCGAACCGGGTGACCAAGGGCGGTCTGCGTGTCTTTGCGGGGACCGTCGGGACGGATCCGGATCAGCCGGCGCCGTCCGACGCCCGGCTTGCCGATGCCCTGGTGGCCGCCGGAGCGACGCGGCGGCCCGACGTGACGTTGCAGGATGGGCAGGCCCGGACGACAGCGACGGTCCTGTCGCTGCCGTGA